The Sorex araneus isolate mSorAra2 chromosome X, mSorAra2.pri, whole genome shotgun sequence DNA segment caggcgcCTCCCTGccacccactccctccccccacctgcctgcctggGAGCCTGGCGGTGTCCTGGGCCCGAGGCTGCGGCGGGCCTGTGCCCTCTCGGAGGGTGGGTCCCAGACACACCCTGGGTCCGTGCTTGCTGTGGGTCGGGCCAGGTCCCCCAGGGCAGACTCTGGGTTCTCGTCGGCCGTGGTCAGCCGTGCTGGCGTGCGGTCTGATGCCCGTGTCCCCGCAGCATCCGGGAGATCGCGCTGTCGCACCGGGACATGGAGCAGGAGCTCGCTCACGCCGTCAACGCCAGTTCCAAGGCCATGGAGCGGGTGTACGGCAGGCCCCGGAGCTCAGAGGTGCCTGCGCCGGCCGCCCGGCCCTCCGCCCTGTCCCCCTGCAgtgcgcccctccctccccatggCACCCCCACTCAGGGCACCCTCCTTCGGGGTGTCACCCCATCTTCCCCCCAgtgcaccccagggccccctccctgGCGCCCCCATGGCATCTCCGCCCGCCCCCACAGGGCCTCCTGGAGCTGGTGAGCAACGTGAAGGCTCTGCGCAGCGAGACGGAGCTGCTGCTGGCCGGGAAGATGGCCCTGGTGAGCGGGCGCccggcctggcccagcccctgccctgcagggCAGCCTGAGGCAGCACTGAGGGCGCGAGCCCTGGGAGGGTGCTGGGCCCTTGCTTTCGGGCCAGGCGTggtgggggccaggggcgggACTTAGGAGCAGTGGGGTGTCTGCCCTGTGACGCTCCTTGTGCAGGCTGGctctgcccccacgcatgcgcacaacgcacatacatacatgcgtgtacacacgcacacacatgtacacacacatgtgcacaccccCTTCCCCTTGGTCCTGAGCCTGGCCCTGCAGCTTGGCATCCTCAGACGCTTTTCCCAACCGGGCCGGGGTGTGGGAGCGGAGCCCGTCCGCCCGGCCCTGAAGCCactgtctcccccctccccgagcAGCAGCTGGACCCCCCCCAGAAGGAGCGGCTGGGGGCTGCGCTCAGCGAGATGGACCAGCAGCTCAGGAGGCTGGCGGACACGCCCTGGCTGTGCCCGTCCCCAGAGCCGGGCGATGAGGAGGTACGTGGTCGGGCGGGCCCCTGCGTCCCCAGCTCGGGATCTGGGCGCTGCCTCCCAGCCGCCCTCAGGGCTTGGGGCTGGTCCAGCACTGCCTGGCCAGGGTGGCGATGAGACCCGTGCTCCGGGGACGAGCTGTGGTCAGGCCGTGCGGGTCCTCCTGGTGCCTGTGTGGGGCCGAGATGCCGCGAGGCCGGGTGCAGGGCGCAGTGGACATGCTTAGTGCTGGGCTGTCCCCTgcatggtgctcggggaccaggcgGTGCCGGGCTCGGACCCCGGGGCTCCCTTAGGCAGGGCTTGTACTCTGGCCCTGTGGGCCGTCCTGGCCCCCAGCCATGCCAGGGACACCCCTGAAGGTCGAGATCCTGCGGCAGAGACAGGCTGTCCCCAGGAGTCAGCCACGCAGCCTCCTGCCGTGGGCACAGCTTGTGTGGGCGGCAGGCCTGAGTGAGAGCCTGTCACGGTGGCTAGTGTCCCCTAGACAGTCGGGGCCTGGGCCCAGTGTCAGCCGTGACGCTGAAAGCCGGTGTTCAGGGTCAGTCTGTGTTGTTCAGgccagggcagtgctgggggctgctccccgcTCAGTGCTCTGGTTGCTTCTGGGACAGTTGCAGCCACTTGTGAGCTTGCTGGTGGCTGTCCTGGAACCCGTGCCCTAGCAGAGGACAGGATGTGGCTCGGTGGCAGCACGTGCCTTGCAGGCCTCCCTCCTGGTTCATTCGAAAGCAGGGAAAGGCGATAAACCCACGATCTGGTTCTTGAAAACGATCCTCGTGCAAATAGTAAAGGAAATAGAACAGGATTAAGTGACCCGGGCCCGGCCGCTGGTTCTCTGGGGGTTCCACTGCAGTCAGCGTCCAGGAACAGCTGGGACAGATCCTTGGAGCGTTAGCCCAGCGGGTGGGTGTCCGGGGCAGTGGACAGGCAGTGTGCCTGCAGCGGGCAGCGGTGGAGCTGGCACGAGACTGGCCACGCCGCTAAGTTCtcctggttctttttttaaaaaacgagtGAATTTGGCCCCAGCCCAGCACGGGCGTCAGCTCAAAGGCGCCCAGGGGACGCTTCCAGCCCAGGTGTGAGGTTTTGCGTCCTAGAAGGAGGTGGGAGCCCCAAAAATTCAGCCTGGACCCCCGCCCCTCGCTTCTGATAGGAAAAACGTAGGCAGACTCAGGCTGGTGGGCCCGCGGGCGCAGTGGGTCACAGCACTCGGGCAGAGAAGCAGCCGGAGGGAAGgcaggccgggcagggcaggcCACAGAGAGCCCCGGGACCCTGGCACGGCCTGACCCCACTCCTCCCGCAGAGCGCCATGCTGGACCTCTCCAAGCGCGGCCGCAGCGCCAAGTTCCGCCTCGTGCCCAAGTtcaagaaggagaagaacaacaagaacaagGAAGCGCGCAGCAGCCTGGGCGCCCCGGGTACTGTCCCGCCCCGCCTGCCCTCTGCCGCCCTGCGCGGGTGCCCACTGCTGACTCCCCAACTCCCCGCCTGCCGCCTGCCGGGGCCGTGTGGGGAGGGCAGCAGCGGCGACGGCCTCAGACACAGAATCGCGCTCTGCTCCACACGCCCGCGGCCGGGCTGCGGGTGGGTCTGTCCTGAGCACGCTGGCCCCTGCGCAGAGTCCCGGGGCCCCTGCATGTTGGCCTGGAGGCGGGGCGAATCTCTGTGGCCCCTGCCCGCAGCCAGCTCCTGGCCCCGCCCTGGGGACACTGCCCCGCCGggtgtctggggctgggggcgcctgTCCCGGCACTCAGGGTCCCGGTTCCCGCCCGACAGTGCACCTCTGGGGGACGGAGGAGGTGGCCGCCTGGCTGGAGCGCCTGAGCCTCTGTGAGTACAAGGACACCTTCATGCGCCACGACATCCGGGGTGCCGAGCTCCTGCACCTGGAGCGGAGGGACCTCAAGGTACTGCTGGGCAgccccacccccgtgccccccCGCACGGCTGGGCAGCCTGGGGGAGCCCCCGTGGCCGTCTCCACATGGCACCACGTCTGATGGGCTCCGTGACCTGGGCGGGGCTGAAGGGGCCCCTCGCCACagggcccggcagggcggggacTGCGGCCCCTGAGTGGCCGACTCTCGTTGCAGGACCTGGGCGTGACCAAGGTGGGCCACATGAAGCGGATCCTGTGTGGCGTGAAGGAGCTGAGGCGCGGCGGGCCTGCGGCCGAGGCCTAGCAGTGGCCCCGGGGCCTGTGGCCTGCGTGCGGCCCCTGAGGCCGGTGCTCACGGTGCTAGACCCTCGATGACCACGGACCTGCCGTGCCCGgcgccggccccccccccccacagctgcCTTGGCTGGGGGCCTGTGTCCCGGCGTCTCCTGGGCACAGCGGCTGCCTGGCCGGCGTGGGACCTGCCAGCAgggcccgggccccggggagcTGCGGGGGCCCCGTGAGGTCGCCCCCTTTCCTGCCGGCAGGTGGTGGGCGTGGCCAGGCCAGCGCGCTGGCTTTCAGCATGAGGACAGCAGCGGGCTCCGGGGTGCCGGAGGGGGCAGAGGTGTCCCCCTCCTGGACggtccatcccccaccccaggcactgtggcgtggggggctggggggaggaggctctGGCACAGCCTCTCCCTTCTCAGAGCCAGGCTGGCTCACGCCCACCCCGAGGCCCAGCCCGCGACCCTGCTTCCTGCTGCCACTCCAGCCCGTCCTTCCCGAGCCACCGGGGGTCTCGCGGGAGGGGAGCGGAGTGAGCACGGGGGCCCGAGTCGGTGCTGGCTCCCACGTGGCCCCAGGCGCAGGCCCCTCTTCCCCAGGAGCCCGGGCCCCCAGCAGGGTGGGAGCTGCCCTgggaacccccctccccgccccgcagcgGGGGGAGGAGGCCGAGCGGGGCGCCCGAGCAAAGGTGTGTGCCCTCCCCTATTTATGACCCTAATTTATACGGCGCCCCAGGACCAGGCCTTTGTCGTGCTGTGTACAGACCACTTCCGGTGTGACCCCGTTCTGTGTAAAATAAACGCCTGTTTTCATCTTCCGCAGCACACGCCGGCCTGTCCTTCCTGCCCCGACAGAATCGGGCCACTTcaggggcggcggggggagaggagggcgcCCACTCGCGTCAGCATGCTTCTGGCCACCTCAGCCTCCACCAGGTGCTTCCGGCACGGGGAGTGGCTGGGGGCAGTGCTGACGGGGGCGTTGTTGCCCCCTGGCAGCCGCGTCCCTTCTGTGCTCACCGGAGCCCAGTCCTGGGCTGCCGTGGCTGTCCGCTGGCCGGCTGGCATCCGGCCTTGAGGTCACAGAGTAGCTGCCACTGTCCCAGGCACCGCAGCCAACACGGGTGTGTCCTGTCAGGTGTGAGCAGGCGGCACTGCCCTGTGCCTCCCTGAGCCCCCTGAGACCCTCGAGTCCCTTTCCCGCCACGCTAGCCCGGGTGCAGGGTGTGGGGCCGGGGGATGCCCGTCCACTCGGGCTCCTCCCTGGCAGCCGCCCCGGGGCAGACAGGCTCCGGCCGAGCCACACCTGCCAGTCCCGGCtggtgagggggcggggcagacGGGTGCTGCATCACCCGGGCCCAGCCGACACTCAGCCTGCTGGAGGGCAGCGGCCAGCCCTGGCTCTCAGCTGCCTGCTCTGCTGGCCAGGCCGCTCGCCGGGAGCCAGAGAGTGCGGGTGGAGGGCACCCGCCTCGCTTGAGGCCAGCGCTGTTGCCACCCCTGCACCACATCCGGACCGAGTGCCAACAGGTGTgtcccaggcttccctccccgaCGAAGAAATTCATGCATGGAAATACCGAGCGCGCTGTCCAGTCGAAACCAGACCCAGCCGGGCATGGGGCGGGCCAGTGGATTCGGGTcccaggacgggggggggggggggggtgctgtccTCCTGCTGGGGCCCAGCAGGAGGTGTGCTGCTGGTGTGTGCGGCTAGAGGCGGACCTCAGAGTGCTCATGCCGTGGGGAGGGCGGGGTCTCCTCGCCGCTGTGGCTGAGACGGGGATGGGGCCAGCTGTGCGTCGTTGGCTGGACTCTGTGCAGACACCGCCTCTGAGGCTTGACCGCCCCAGTTGTGGTCTCACCTGAGACTCTGGGAGGGCGAGGCtgcgggcctggggcggggggaaggcTCAGGTTTGGTGCCAGCTGTTGGACACGCTTGCCTTGTCCTGGCCTTTGCAGAAGCTGTTGCTGGAGGCTCATTTGGGCctgagatggacagacagacagacaagacccccctccccaccacgccCCGGGGGTGCTCTCCCGGGCAGTGCACGCGCACACCTAGTGCCCTCTGGGCCCCAGACCAGTGTCAGGATTCTGGGAATGTACGTTTTGCTTCTCTGTTTGGAGGGTGGATGTGGTGGCCAGAGTGCCAGCAGCCAGGTGGGCCTGGGCCGGTTGCGAGTGAGTGGGGCGTGCAGGCGAGGGGAGAGAAGTGGCCCTTGgcctcctgtcccctctccctgGCGAGCCCCAGATCTCGTTGGCGTCTCGGCTCTCCCGAGCGTGAGCCTGGTCAGAGAACTGCCTGCAGGCCAGGCACAGTGCCCGCAGTCAGGGCACGTGGGCTGACGGGGTCAAGGGTGTCCGCCGGGAGCGGCTCGTGTCTGTGGCGGGGGGCCGCGAGCGGGAAGGTGCCGCCGGCCTTGGAGGCCCCAGCGAGTCCCCACATCTCCGAAGGGCCACGTCAGCTGAGCCCCTGTGGCAGCCGGGTCTGGGTCCGTCCGGgaaagggaaggggcaggggctTCAGCGCTGCTACCAGAGGCCCCTCAGGCACCTCGGATCTGAGCCGAGTCTtgcccccaggacccccctgCTGGGAGGATCCCCCAGTGGCCCCCCAGTGAGGGTCCGATACACTGGGGACCCCGCCTTGGCGCAGGGCGGCCCGGGGCCTGCTGGGGAGGTTTGCACGAAGCTGTGGTCCGCTGTCGGGGTGCAGACCACACTCGCACCCTGAACAGCGGCAGCCCGGGTGTAGAAACGTGTTTATTCAGTATCAGAGGGCACGGCCCCGCACGGCACACGGCCCAACACTGTCCGGGCAGCCCAGCAGGTGAGGGCCCCAGAGCCCGGCCCGCCTCACCTTCCTCATGGCTCCTGCGTGCAGGTGACTGCCGAGGGCGGCGCCCACCAGGCCAGGTGCCCCCCGAGGGCAGGCAAACCCGCTGCCTGTCTGCCCCCCACCCGGTGTCAGCTGCCTGGGTGTCCGTGTCGCTGGCGGGGATGGCTGGAGCCGGGAGACGGCAGCGGGTGCGTCCCGGCCCTGCCTGTCCCCACCACCCACGCCGAGTCTGGCGCAAGGCCAAGTGCTGTGTCCGTGTCCGCCCGAAACCGGATGCTGGTGTGCCCCGCCGGAGGCGTGGCACGGGGGAGAGCCGCCGTGGGAGCCCCGCCTCGGGAGGTAGCGCCCCAGGGACGGCGACGGTGACGCTATCTGAAGGTCCCGACGTGGATGGACAGAGAAGCTTCTGGCCCGTGAGGCCGTGGCGTCTGGGCCTGGAAGGTGTCGGCGCTTGGCGTGCGCAGAGCCACCGGTCTGTGGAGGACACGGGCTGTGACCGGCCACCCCCAACACCAGgttggcccccagcccccaccccgccagggtCTGCCTGCACTCCCTCGGCTGCACTGAGGCCTGAGGGGCACGGGGAGCCACGTGTCACTGCTTTCCCCAAACCTGCACGCCAGGGACCCGTGAGGGAGCCAAGAGGGTGAACAGGCGGCAGAGACAGGCCGGGCGCCGGGTGGGGCAGGAAGGCACCCAGGCAGGGAGTGCTGCCAGGACTGCCCGGCCCGCCGCGCCTCTCCCCCTGCCCGTTGGCCCGGCCCGCCTCACCTGTCCCTGCGCCCTGTGTCCCAGCCCGCCTCACCTCTCCCTGCGCCCCTCAGCCCGTTTCTGCTTCTCCTTTTCCACGTCATCTCTGCTGGTGCTGAAATCGTCGTTGTCTTCCAGCAAAAGGTTCTGCGGGTCGAAAGAACAGGTGAGCCAGGAGACAAGGGACTTAAATGGATGCCACGAGGCAGCACCGGGGGCGAATCCTGATGCCGCGGCCACTCGTCTCAGGACACGAGCTCTGAGGACTTCCGGCACCTGGCTCAGGCTCCCAGGCGGGGCCACTGCTGGCCGCGCTGTGTCCACGCACAGGGCCTCCCCGGGCTGCCCACTGGCCAGTGCTTTCTATGGAACTTTTTGGTTTTTCTGAATCTTTAAATTTTcacttctcctttttttctgCGGGTGAACGAAAACACTGCTTGGCCACGGGCTGAAGGGAAGGGAGCGACGATGAAGGGACTCGGGAGTCCTTTTCAGTGACGTGCGACTTCACGAGGGACTGAGATTAGTCATTCctgagtggggccggagcgacagtacagtggggagagcgtttgccttgcatgcggccgaaccaggtcaatccctggcacgccacagggttccccgagcaccaccaggagtaaccccttagcactgctgggtgacccAACTCACACAAACCCGACATTCTGAATTAAGCATCAGGGTTAAAGTCATTACTAGGGGCAACCACGTGGGCTTCCAAGCGCAAGGGGGCCAGTACTAGGAGCCTAGTCGTGTAATAGTGCTGCTTAAAGCACAGGAAGAGTAAGTCGGAGGGCTAGCTGCAGGGAATCCTCGAGTCCGACGTCGAGCATAAAGAAGCCAGAGCAAATGCTGGTGACCGCGGGCGCCGCACCCAGCGAACAACGGCCCAAGGATGCTGGCGGACTCCGTTGACACTgaggctgccctgggccctgagaGGAGCCGTCCAGCACTTTCCTCCCCCGGCCCTGAGTTCCTGACACCGACCACCTGTGCCTGGACAGCAGGAGGAGCGGCTGGCTGTGGGCGAGGGGCCCGCTGGACTGACCTTAATACCGATTGTGTCCCCGTCTTTCAGGTAGtagggcgccccctgcaggctgttgtgcttcttcttctttttcctcttggtGCTCTGCTGGCTCTGCAGAAGCACCAGGTTTCCATCAGACGAGGACAGTGACGTGCAGGTCCCGACAGGCTCCCAGGCCAGGGTGGAGTGTGGCACCGCCCGCCAGAGACGCACACCGACCCGGGCAAGCGGGCGCGCCCCCACCTACCCAGCTGCTCACTGGAAGCCACTCGAACTTGTCGGGGAAGTATTTGGCGATCTCCGTCTTCTCCACCGGGAGTGCGTAGAAGCGGGCGATGCACTGCCGGAGGGAGCTGGCCGTCCAGCCCTGCGCTGTGTCCCACACCAGGTCCTCGGACAGCGCGTACTCGCGCTCCCCGGGAAGGCGCATCCGCGTGCGGAGCAGCACGTCCTGTGGGCTGCGCCGGCAGGTGAGACGTGGAGAGCGCCACTTCCCGGGACGGGGCCCGTGTCCCCCAGGGAGCCCGCCTGACCCTGGACCGTCAGGGCtcggggaaggaggggagggggcggccgccCCTGAGAGGAGCCCGGTGAGGGGGGACAGGGCCAAGCTGGTGGGCAGGAGGAGATTCAGATGCAGGGGTGCAGCACCgcgggcagagggggcagaggcCGAGCAGGACacagggctggagggtggggccTGCTGGGGGCCCGGGTGCACTGGGTCACAGGGACCCTCAGCCCCGAGACGGGCCAGACCCCGCACAACCCCGGCGGTCAGAGGACAGTGGCCCATTAGGGCTGACAAAGACCACAGCCGGGGTCGAGGTTGGACAGTGGACACGACTGTCTGTGAGATGGGGATGCGACAGGGAtctgggagaggaggggggaccCCAGACAGTGTCCTCACATCTGACCCAGAAATCCCTGGGGGCATTTCCTCGAGCAAGAATGTCCATATAAGGGGACAGTGACCAAACACTGAgagcgctggagcaatagcacatcggggagggcgtttgccttgcacgcggccgacctgggtttgattcccagcatcccatatggtcccctgagcaccgccaggggtaattcctgagtgcagagccaggagtaacccctgtgcattgccgggtgtgacccaaaaaagcaaagaaacaacaacaaaaaaacgtTCTCATGAGAGAATTTCCTCGGGTGAAGAGGGTCAGGGGTGTAGACTGGGCATCTGGGGCGACTCTGTCGATCCTCACTGAAGACAATCACGGGGCCTGCTCAGCACCCGGGGCACAGcactgacccccaaacaaagcctGGGCCCCTGTGGAGCTTCTGTTCTAGTGTgggagacggacagacagacagtcgGAGCTGCCCGCCGGGTGCCGGGGCGTGCAGGCAGAGCGCGGGGGGCACAGTGTGACAGTGTCATCGCCAGCCACccggtgcccctcccccccacgggACTGCGGGCAGACAGATCGACTCTGGGAGAAACACCGCGCCATCTTACCCCAAGCTTTCTTCTCTCTGAAGCGGCTCCAGGCAGATCTCCGTTTTCCTTCCCAGCTTATATTCCCTGATAATAAAGGAACAAAATGCTATTGAGTGACatcatttaattttaagaaatattgctTAGTTTTAAGCTTTCTTCATAGGCAGAAGATTACGCTGCATATTAAACTGCTTAAGAACACTCAAAGTTTGAGACTACAAGTGAATAATTTCATGCCACAAGTTGAAAAACCGAGGTAAAAATGGAAAAGTTcctagaaaaacaaaatctacCAAGATATGCTCATGAACAAATAGAAAGATGTAAATAAACCAACAATTGAGCAGGGATGGAAAGACCTTACTCAGAAAATGGTTTCATGAGCAAATTCCAGCCATCATTTAAAGAAGGGTATGAAATATTCTCAgacccttcctgcctctgtgagACCAGCATCAGCTTGGCAACAAAACCACGCGGACACCGTAAGGAAAGAACATCACAGGCATCTCTGCTGCAGAAACGCAAAACGCTTCAGCAGAACCCAGCACCTGCTGTGCGCGGCTGGGACCCGAATCCAGCAACATTCAAGGACCGGAACAAACGCTGGTCTGGAACCTCAAAGCGCTGAGGCAGAGGGTCCCAGAGTGCAGCAGTGGCCACAGGgttacttgggggggggggggaaggaagccTTCCGGGGACACGGGTAGCTACTGGCCAAAGACAGACGGGGCCGTCGTCTCCCACTGTGGGAAGAGCTGACGCAAAGCGGGGCGCAGGCCGAGACGGCAGACTGCCCAGACAACACTGGAAAGAGCCGGGCAAGCATCCTGTCACACTGGCCTGGGGTCTTCTGTGACTCAACTGCACTGGTGAGGAAAACACAAACAAGGGAAATGCATCAAGCTAAAAAGCCAGCACGGCAAGGAAAAATACCACTAAAATAAGAAGACGTTCTATTGGGTGGGGGAAGATATTCACTCGCCATCCGGCAAGGCCCAGAGGCACTTCCCGAACCAAGAAAGcacccgtgccccccaccccccgacagaGTGAGGAGAGATGTCCCGACCGCACCGGGAAATCACGGGCTCAGGGAAGTGCAGAATGCAAGTGGCCTGCGTGAGGAAGGCGGCAGGGCCAAGCCCAGCTcgatcccgagcaccaccagggtggctcccgagcactgctgggtgtgcgccCAACCTCTCCTCCAAAGAGCAGATCAGAAAGCAGACCCGTGGGAAATGTGCGTCACAAGGGTACGACAATCATACGGCCCGGCAGCTCCTCCTCGGGACCAAGTACAGGCGCCTCCCTCCGACACCCTCAACTCTGAGGGGACCGTGGCTGCGGCTAGAGGTAGCTCCTGgatgtgctctctggccccccagtCCGACACTTCCCACAGAAAAAAGGAACCCTAAAATCTGCACGGGCCTCCAGGAAAACCAGCCAGGCCACCAGGTAGCTCTGGAAAGGGggctggggcgacagcacagcggggagggcatctgccttgcacgtggctgacccgggttcgattcccagcatcctgagtgcagagccagaagtaagtacccctgaccattgccgggtatgaccccaaaagccaaaaataccCACAAAACTTTTTGGAAAGAGGAGCAAGGCCGAAGGCATCACGCTCCCGAGTCCAGCCCGTCAGCGAGACTGCCCGGACCAGGCCACGACAGACCCCAAACGGGCAGGAATGCGGCACAGTCGAGGCCAGGCCCCGCGGTCAGGGCACCGGGAGAACACCCCGAGGAACTCGGGTGACCTGGGACTGGTATGAGATGCAGACGAGAGAGTCCGTGAGCAAAGGGAACCGCCCAGACTGAAGAGGCACCACGGGGCATGGAGGAAAACGCGCCAAAGCCACAGGACCAGGCTGGGCGACCAGAGCCTGCACCGGCAGGCGAGAAGGCGACGGGACCGGACATCCAGAGGCCGGAGTCCCCGGAAAGGGACCTGGCCGTGACGTGCTGGGGTGGCTGTGGGGAAAGGGGcgccctgggcctggggctcccCCGGGATGAAATCAGCACTCAGGGGCCTCACCAAAGCGCACAGCGGCCACGCACAGACACACGCCAAGGGCCCGTACAGACGTGGCGGGGGCTGCTCCT contains these protein-coding regions:
- the USP40 gene encoding ubiquitin carboxyl-terminal hydrolase 40 isoform X4 translates to MLKELAVRSGDTLLLMEGTLPPPGFLKVPIWWYQPRGPSAHWRRGQEPASCAPSRDAQGDSPLLYLGDVELPSDATLHDLKAQAMTLPSFWEFVVPSPACLRAWTVEGRRPGRLLRRGQQPLREYKLGRKTEICLEPLQREESLGPQDVLLRTRMRLPGEREYALSEDLVWDTAQGWTASSLRQCIARFYALPVEKTEIAKYFPDKFEWLPVSSWSQQSTKRKKKKKHNSLQGAPYYLKDGDTIGIKNLLLEDNDDFSTSRDDVEKEKQKRAEGRRERPVALRTPSADTFQAQTPRPHGPEASLSIHVGTFR